One Danio rerio strain Tuebingen ecotype United States chromosome 13, GRCz12tu, whole genome shotgun sequence DNA window includes the following coding sequences:
- the ston1 gene encoding stonin-1 isoform X1, protein MCSTNHPAHWVTFEDEGPVPPQCSVPRPRGLKLLLPTAQCWSSNGSSQVPTNTPLGAAPPGTSSGQGPPDASVSPTAADVELGLFWGDGGQRRDSWSSSSDSDSGLSPPRFFIRSKDGAEPPQDPLQYSYSYICHKLEQLRAEEGRGEGLALGPAVAPRPPSSFVPQGLFLSQRRPGWPLMLRIPEKKNRMSSRQWGPVYLRLLPGALLQLFYEEGLEKPFKEFQLQVQCALSGPALESYGEPGKIATLKVEQVWYTEKKRREARQLLKFGSTDYGALEDLRVSLEEELVRLGAPLLQHRPHEEQELFLQICDRVWMRQDSSGTVLESSAITQLHCLAFLNAPAECFLELGLLGRAPEEEDPLWMEILEYHLHRCVRQAEFAERRLLRFCPPDGCRVELLRFRTRGLACGDAPLRARGMLTLQGASVQLQVFLRLQPGFPTAGALPVCRRVEVRVPLPGECVLVPAGASLLRRRPLRARIHRNTCLGSALEAEAQSVTHASVGSVKYENVHRAVVWRIEQLPPKNTAVDVPQSCSCKLELASDQQIPADWQPLMRVECEVEEAAASSTRVQSVGIQSDIQPHKQLSSRALYHCQVEMEKQLMEADTQQQSSCATQ, encoded by the exons ATGTGCTCCACTAATCATCCAGCGCACTGGGTGACTTTTGAGGATGAGGGCCCCGTCCCCCCGCAGTGCTCTGTCCCTCGGCCCCGGGGCCTAAAGTTGCTCCTGCCGACGGCCCAATGCTGGAGCTCTAATGGCAGCTCACAGGTGCCCACAAACACTCCGTTGGGGGCAGCTCCTCCAGGCACTTCCTCAGGCCAGGGGCCACCTGACGCCTCTGTGTCCCCCACAGCAGCTGACGTTGAGTTGGGGCTCTTCTGGGGAGACGGGGGGCAGAGACGGGACTCCTGGAGCTCCTCCTCAGACTCAGACTCTGGACTCAGCCCTCCTCGTTTCTTCATTCGCTCCAAAGACGGAGCCGAGCCGCCGCAGGACCCGCTGCAGTACTCCTACTCCTATATCTGCCACAAACTGGAGCAGCTGAGGGCCGAGGAGGGCCGTGGTGAAGGGCTGGCCCTAGGCCCCGCAGTGGCCCCCAGACCCCCATCCTCCTTTGTCCCGCAGGGGCTGTTCCTCAGCCAGAGAAGGCCTGGGTGGCCCCTGATGCTGCGGATCCCGGAGAAGAAGAACCGCATGTCTTCACGGCAGTGGGGGCCCGTGTACCTGCGGCTCCTGCCTGGGGCCCTGCTGCAGCTCTTCTACGAGGAGGGCCTGGAGAAACCCTTCAAGGAGTTTCAGTTGCAGGTGCAGTGTGCTCTCTCTGGGCCCGCTCTGGAGAGCTACGGGGAGCCGGGCAAGATCGCCACGCTGAAGGTGGAGCAGGTGTGGTACACGGAGAAGAAGCGGCGCGAGGCCCGGCAGCTGCTGAAGTTCGGCTCCACAGACTATGGGGCGCTGGAGGACCTGCGGGTGTCCCTGGAGGAGGAGCTGGTACGGTTAGGGGCCCCACTGCTCCAGCACCGGCCCCATGAGGAGCAGGAGCTCTTCCTGCAGATCTGTGACCGCGTGTGGATGCGGCAGGACAGCAGTGGCACCGTGCTGGAGAGCTCCGCCATCACACAGCTGCACTGCCTGGCCTTCCTGAACGCGCCGGCCGAGTGTTTCCTGGAGCTGGGGCTCCTGGGTCGGGCCCCTGAGGAGGAGGACCCGCTGTGGATGGAGATCTTGGAGTATCACCTGCACCGCTGCGTGCGGCAGGCTGAGTTTGCGGAGCGGCGGCTGCTGCGCTTCTGTCCTCCAGACGGCTGCCGGGTGGAGCTGCTGCGCTTCCGCACGCGGGGCCTGGCCTGTGGGGACGCTCCACTGAGGGCCCGGGGCATGCTGACGCTGCAGGGAGCCAGTGTGCAGCTGCAGGTGTTCCTCCGCCTGCAGCCCGGCTTCCCCACAGCAGGAGCGCTGCCCGTCTGCAGGAGGGTGGAGGTGCGGGTGCCGCTGCCGGGCGAGTGTGTGCTGGTGCCCGCTGGAGCGTCTCTGTTGCGCCGTCGGCCCCTTAGGGCCCGCATACACAGGAACACCTGCCTGGGCTCCGCTCTTGAGGCCGAGGCTCAGTCTGTCACACACGCGTCTGTCGGCTCCGTCAAATATGAGAACGTGCACCGAGCAGTCGTGTGGAGGATCGAGCAGCTGCCGCCCAAGAATACAG CTGTGGATGTGCCGCAGTCGTGCTCCTGCAAGCTGGAACTGGCCTCAGATCAGCAGATTCCTGCAGACTGGCAGCCGCTGATGAGGGTGGAGTGTGAGGTGGAGGAGGCGGCGGCGTCCAGCACACGAGTGCAGTCTGTGGGCATCCAGAGCGACATCCAGCCGCACAAACAGCTGAGCAGCAGAGCGCTCTACCACTGCCAG GTGGAGATGGAGAAGCAGCTGATGGAGGCCGACACACAGCAGCAGTCCAGCTGTGCCACGCAGTGA
- the ston1 gene encoding stonin-1, whose translation MMPRSAADLQEDCAQSSKAMCSTNHPAHWVTFEDEGPVPPQCSVPRPRGLKLLLPTAQCWSSNGSSQVPTNTPLGAAPPGTSSGQGPPDASVSPTAADVELGLFWGDGGQRRDSWSSSSDSDSGLSPPRFFIRSKDGAEPPQDPLQYSYSYICHKLEQLRAEEGRGEGLALGPAVAPRPPSSFVPQGLFLSQRRPGWPLMLRIPEKKNRMSSRQWGPVYLRLLPGALLQLFYEEGLEKPFKEFQLQVQCALSGPALESYGEPGKIATLKVEQVWYTEKKRREARQLLKFGSTDYGALEDLRVSLEEELVRLGAPLLQHRPHEEQELFLQICDRVWMRQDSSGTVLESSAITQLHCLAFLNAPAECFLELGLLGRAPEEEDPLWMEILEYHLHRCVRQAEFAERRLLRFCPPDGCRVELLRFRTRGLACGDAPLRARGMLTLQGASVQLQVFLRLQPGFPTAGALPVCRRVEVRVPLPGECVLVPAGASLLRRRPLRARIHRNTCLGSALEAEAQSVTHASVGSVKYENVHRAVVWRIEQLPPKNTAVDVPQSCSCKLELASDQQIPADWQPLMRVECEVEEAAASSTRVQSVGIQSDIQPHKQLSSRALYHCQVEMEKQLMEADTQQQSSCATQ comes from the exons AGGACTGTGCTCAGAGCAGTAAAGCCATGTGCTCCACTAATCATCCAGCGCACTGGGTGACTTTTGAGGATGAGGGCCCCGTCCCCCCGCAGTGCTCTGTCCCTCGGCCCCGGGGCCTAAAGTTGCTCCTGCCGACGGCCCAATGCTGGAGCTCTAATGGCAGCTCACAGGTGCCCACAAACACTCCGTTGGGGGCAGCTCCTCCAGGCACTTCCTCAGGCCAGGGGCCACCTGACGCCTCTGTGTCCCCCACAGCAGCTGACGTTGAGTTGGGGCTCTTCTGGGGAGACGGGGGGCAGAGACGGGACTCCTGGAGCTCCTCCTCAGACTCAGACTCTGGACTCAGCCCTCCTCGTTTCTTCATTCGCTCCAAAGACGGAGCCGAGCCGCCGCAGGACCCGCTGCAGTACTCCTACTCCTATATCTGCCACAAACTGGAGCAGCTGAGGGCCGAGGAGGGCCGTGGTGAAGGGCTGGCCCTAGGCCCCGCAGTGGCCCCCAGACCCCCATCCTCCTTTGTCCCGCAGGGGCTGTTCCTCAGCCAGAGAAGGCCTGGGTGGCCCCTGATGCTGCGGATCCCGGAGAAGAAGAACCGCATGTCTTCACGGCAGTGGGGGCCCGTGTACCTGCGGCTCCTGCCTGGGGCCCTGCTGCAGCTCTTCTACGAGGAGGGCCTGGAGAAACCCTTCAAGGAGTTTCAGTTGCAGGTGCAGTGTGCTCTCTCTGGGCCCGCTCTGGAGAGCTACGGGGAGCCGGGCAAGATCGCCACGCTGAAGGTGGAGCAGGTGTGGTACACGGAGAAGAAGCGGCGCGAGGCCCGGCAGCTGCTGAAGTTCGGCTCCACAGACTATGGGGCGCTGGAGGACCTGCGGGTGTCCCTGGAGGAGGAGCTGGTACGGTTAGGGGCCCCACTGCTCCAGCACCGGCCCCATGAGGAGCAGGAGCTCTTCCTGCAGATCTGTGACCGCGTGTGGATGCGGCAGGACAGCAGTGGCACCGTGCTGGAGAGCTCCGCCATCACACAGCTGCACTGCCTGGCCTTCCTGAACGCGCCGGCCGAGTGTTTCCTGGAGCTGGGGCTCCTGGGTCGGGCCCCTGAGGAGGAGGACCCGCTGTGGATGGAGATCTTGGAGTATCACCTGCACCGCTGCGTGCGGCAGGCTGAGTTTGCGGAGCGGCGGCTGCTGCGCTTCTGTCCTCCAGACGGCTGCCGGGTGGAGCTGCTGCGCTTCCGCACGCGGGGCCTGGCCTGTGGGGACGCTCCACTGAGGGCCCGGGGCATGCTGACGCTGCAGGGAGCCAGTGTGCAGCTGCAGGTGTTCCTCCGCCTGCAGCCCGGCTTCCCCACAGCAGGAGCGCTGCCCGTCTGCAGGAGGGTGGAGGTGCGGGTGCCGCTGCCGGGCGAGTGTGTGCTGGTGCCCGCTGGAGCGTCTCTGTTGCGCCGTCGGCCCCTTAGGGCCCGCATACACAGGAACACCTGCCTGGGCTCCGCTCTTGAGGCCGAGGCTCAGTCTGTCACACACGCGTCTGTCGGCTCCGTCAAATATGAGAACGTGCACCGAGCAGTCGTGTGGAGGATCGAGCAGCTGCCGCCCAAGAATACAG CTGTGGATGTGCCGCAGTCGTGCTCCTGCAAGCTGGAACTGGCCTCAGATCAGCAGATTCCTGCAGACTGGCAGCCGCTGATGAGGGTGGAGTGTGAGGTGGAGGAGGCGGCGGCGTCCAGCACACGAGTGCAGTCTGTGGGCATCCAGAGCGACATCCAGCCGCACAAACAGCTGAGCAGCAGAGCGCTCTACCACTGCCAG GTGGAGATGGAGAAGCAGCTGATGGAGGCCGACACACAGCAGCAGTCCAGCTGTGCCACGCAGTGA